In Geminocystis sp. NIES-3708, a single window of DNA contains:
- a CDS encoding tRNA (5-methylaminomethyl-2-thiouridine)(34)-methyltransferase MnmD: protein MNIFDTRNTADGSKTFYSHEFSETFHTKYGAKAEAEITYVQGCHLAEKIKQQEQIKIIDICYGLGYNTAAAIDCIFKINPQCQVEIIALELDENVPRQALEYNLLNHWQPEIIELLTQLFYFRQVDTPQLKLSLWIDDARQSMIKLVQQNLQVDAIFLDPFSPPKCPQLWTVEFLSLLSQCLNTDGIIATYSCSAAIRAAFQLVGLKIGSNVGIGWRSPGTLAAFTDTYLSPLSEKELEHLKTRGAIPFRDPNLDNTAEMIKKRREEEQALSNLEFTSQWKKRWFSKNNFRKSTDDNNL from the coding sequence ATGAATATATTTGATACGAGAAATACCGCCGATGGTTCAAAAACTTTTTATTCTCATGAATTTAGCGAGACTTTTCATACTAAATATGGTGCTAAAGCCGAAGCTGAAATTACTTATGTTCAAGGTTGTCATCTTGCTGAAAAAATAAAACAACAAGAGCAAATTAAAATTATTGATATTTGTTATGGTTTGGGATATAACACCGCCGCCGCTATTGATTGTATTTTTAAGATTAATCCTCAATGTCAAGTTGAAATAATCGCTTTAGAATTAGATGAAAACGTACCTCGTCAAGCCTTAGAATATAATCTATTAAATCATTGGCAACCAGAAATTATTGAACTTTTAACTCAATTATTTTATTTTCGACAGGTAGATACACCGCAACTAAAATTGAGTTTATGGATTGATGATGCTCGACAAAGTATGATCAAATTAGTACAACAAAATCTCCAAGTAGATGCTATTTTTCTTGATCCCTTTTCTCCACCTAAGTGTCCTCAATTATGGACAGTGGAATTTTTATCTCTTCTTTCTCAGTGTTTAAACACAGATGGTATCATCGCAACTTATTCATGCTCTGCGGCAATTCGTGCGGCTTTTCAATTGGTAGGCTTAAAAATTGGTTCTAATGTTGGTATTGGTTGGCGATCGCCCGGAACATTAGCCGCTTTTACAGATACATATTTATCACCATTATCAGAAAAAGAATTAGAGCATTTAAAAACCCGTGGTGCAATACCTTTTCGAGATCCAAATTTGGATAATACAGCAGAAATGATTAAAAAACGTAGGGAAGAAGAACAAGCCTTAAGTAATTTAGAATTTACGAGTCAGTGGAAAAAACGTTGGTTTTCTAAAAATAATTTCCGTAAATCAACTGATGACAATAATTTATAA
- a CDS encoding inositol monophosphatase family protein — MSNISSEEILKLRDIAFLAAKAGGVVLQNYWGKQLNIREKGRAGDLITEVDQQAEAEIISVIKRHLPDHGILAEESGKTGTSDNQYLWVIDPLDGTTNYAHGYPQAAVSVGLMVSGKPLVGVVYNPMLNELWVGAQGLGATLNDIPIQVSTTKNLADSLLVTGFAYDRKEVEDNNYAEFCTFTHLTQGVRRGGSASLDLCHVATGRLDGYWERGLKPWDLLAGVVILTEAGGKITAYDGSEFNLDSGRILATNGYLHSSLVEVLKSISPINLIIR, encoded by the coding sequence ATGAGTAATATTTCCTCCGAAGAAATCTTGAAATTGCGTGACATCGCTTTTTTGGCGGCTAAAGCTGGAGGTGTCGTTTTACAAAATTATTGGGGAAAACAACTCAACATCAGGGAAAAAGGTAGAGCAGGTGATTTAATTACAGAAGTAGATCAACAAGCGGAAGCAGAAATAATTTCAGTAATCAAGCGTCATTTACCTGATCATGGTATCTTAGCGGAGGAATCAGGTAAAACGGGAACTTCTGATAATCAATATTTATGGGTAATTGATCCCCTTGATGGTACAACTAATTACGCTCATGGTTATCCTCAAGCCGCAGTTTCAGTAGGTTTAATGGTATCAGGAAAACCTTTGGTTGGAGTTGTTTATAATCCTATGCTTAATGAATTGTGGGTTGGTGCGCAAGGTTTAGGGGCGACTTTAAATGATATTCCCATTCAGGTTTCGACTACCAAAAATTTAGCGGATAGTCTTTTAGTAACAGGTTTTGCATACGATCGCAAAGAAGTAGAAGATAATAATTATGCAGAATTTTGTACTTTTACCCATTTAACCCAAGGAGTAAGACGAGGAGGTAGTGCGTCGTTAGATTTATGTCACGTGGCAACAGGGCGACTGGATGGATATTGGGAAAGAGGATTAAAACCTTGGGATTTATTAGCAGGAGTTGTTATTTTAACCGAAGCTGGTGGAAAAATAACCGCCTATGATGGTAGTGAATTTAATTTAGATAGTGGTAGAATTTTGGCTACCAATGGTTATTTACACTCTTCATTAGTTGAAGTTTTAAAATCTATATCCCCGATAAATCTAATTATTAGATGA
- a CDS encoding 2Fe-2S iron-sulfur cluster-binding protein: MVKNYQVTIHNRQNNTTETITVPENEYILKTAENQEVEPPFSCRNGACTTCAVRVIRGDIYQPEAMGLSPDLQRKGYALLCVSYPRSDLVVETQDEDEVYELQFGRYFGKGKVRFGFPIEDD, from the coding sequence ATGGTTAAAAATTATCAAGTTACTATTCATAATCGTCAAAATAATACCACAGAAACAATTACTGTACCTGAAAATGAGTATATTTTAAAAACGGCAGAAAATCAGGAAGTTGAGCCACCTTTTTCCTGTCGTAATGGTGCTTGTACAACTTGTGCTGTTAGAGTAATTAGGGGTGATATTTATCAACCAGAGGCAATGGGTTTATCTCCTGATTTACAAAGAAAAGGTTACGCTTTATTGTGTGTGTCTTATCCTCGCTCAGATTTAGTGGTAGAAACTCAAGATGAAGATGAAGTTTATGAGTTACAATTCGGACGTTATTTTGGTAAGGGTAAAGTGCGTTTTGGTTTTCCCATTGAAGATGATTAA
- a CDS encoding circadian clock KaiB family protein: protein MIDNSSESLKTKNLPKWQLRLYVAGQTPKSLMAFSNLKNLCEEYLHGQYSIEIVDLIKNPHLAQQDQILALPTLIRKLPEPIKKIIGDLSNTEKVLVGLDVISLRDEG, encoded by the coding sequence ATGATAGATAATTCATCAGAATCACTGAAAACAAAGAATTTACCAAAGTGGCAATTGCGGTTATATGTAGCAGGACAAACTCCGAAATCTTTGATGGCTTTTTCTAATTTAAAAAATCTTTGCGAGGAGTATCTTCATGGTCAATATAGTATTGAAATTGTCGATCTAATCAAAAATCCTCATTTAGCACAACAGGATCAAATCCTGGCTTTACCTACTTTGATCAGAAAATTACCTGAACCTATTAAAAAAATTATTGGTGATTTATCAAACACCGAAAAAGTATTAGTTGGACTCGATGTTATTTCTCTTAGGGATGAAGGATAA
- a CDS encoding circadian clock KaiB family protein: protein MINPEEFDPTIREVFEEALSQSSEQHYVLRLYIAGTTYQSVKALQNLKQICEEHLKGRYELEVIDIYQDMELTSSQNIVAVPTLIKELPPPIQRLIGNLSNTEKVLVGLDIIPKKTTGGRNNDEFTEFV from the coding sequence ATGATAAACCCAGAAGAATTTGATCCTACCATCAGAGAAGTTTTTGAAGAAGCCTTGAGTCAATCTTCAGAACAGCATTATGTATTAAGACTATACATTGCGGGTACGACATATCAATCGGTTAAGGCTTTGCAAAATCTCAAGCAAATTTGTGAAGAACATCTTAAAGGACGTTACGAGTTAGAAGTAATAGATATTTATCAAGATATGGAATTAACTTCTTCTCAAAATATTGTAGCTGTGCCTACCTTAATAAAAGAATTACCTCCACCTATACAAAGACTTATTGGTAATTTATCTAATACAGAGAAAGTGTTGGTCGGTCTTGATATTATACCGAAAAAGACTACAGGAGGAAGAAACAATGACGAGTTTACGGAATTTGTTTGA
- a CDS encoding thermonuclease family protein, whose translation MKYKLLIIFICLYLVVTGCQNQTAINGIDAKLRRVVSAQTIEVIINNKSYQLRLSGLDTPSRKQQPWGDDGKKFLVDFLTANNTIPLKSAMIILETDVKVKDKFNRISGYGWFNNELINEKILAEGFGVVNLTYTDGKYDQKLLQAQSYARIMEKGIWNPKQPLRNIAKSN comes from the coding sequence TTGAAATATAAGTTATTAATTATTTTTATTTGTTTATATTTAGTAGTTACTGGTTGTCAAAATCAAACTGCTATTAACGGCATTGACGCAAAATTAAGACGAGTTGTTAGTGCCCAAACTATTGAGGTGATTATCAATAACAAATCCTATCAACTTCGATTGTCAGGGTTAGACACTCCTAGTCGTAAACAACAACCTTGGGGAGATGATGGTAAAAAATTTTTAGTTGATTTTCTGACAGCTAATAACACCATACCTCTAAAATCTGCCATGATAATTTTAGAAACTGATGTGAAAGTTAAAGATAAATTCAACAGAATTAGCGGTTATGGATGGTTTAACAATGAATTAATCAATGAAAAAATATTAGCAGAAGGATTTGGAGTAGTTAATTTAACTTATACTGACGGAAAATATGACCAAAAATTATTACAGGCACAAAGTTATGCTCGTATCATGGAAAAAGGGATTTGGAATCCTAAACAACCCCTTAGAAATATAGCAAAGAGCAATTAA
- the kaiC gene encoding circadian clock protein KaiC, with protein sequence MEDEKHLPLSKCPTGIRGLDEITNGGLPLGRPTLICGGAGCGKTLLGVEFLVHGAIIYDEPGVLMTFEETAAEITTNVTSLGWDLDRLHKKGKLLIDHVYIEANEIEEAGEYDLEGLFIRLGYAIQKIGAKRVVLDTTEVLFAGLSHANIIRAELRRLFRWLKNQGVTTIITAEQGDNSLTRQGLEEYVSDCVIRLGHKMEGDIANRTLQIIKYRGSSHSANQYPFLIEESGISVLPITSLTLDHEVSAERISTGITALDEMFGGQGYYRGSSILVTGKAGTGKSTLAAYFAQATCKKGERCLYLATEESPKQILRNLISIGVDLNEYVEEGLLKIDSVRPTTYSLEMRLLKIHHQVQQFKPSAIIIDPMSNLILSGSLMQTKSFFMRLIDYLKSNQITGLLTNLTEGDIEGEKTDIGVSSLMDTWLELQTVKVNGERNRLLYVLKSRGMSHSNQMREFIITDKGINLVDVYLGEGKVLTGTERINQQLQEQSEQIKRRENLERQKREFARQKILLQAQIQDLQIQLNNHDEELALMMQQEEEHQKMFLENRSVMSSLRHIK encoded by the coding sequence ATGGAAGACGAGAAACATCTACCATTATCGAAATGCCCAACAGGTATTCGAGGACTTGATGAAATTACCAATGGTGGATTACCCTTAGGAAGACCAACTTTAATTTGTGGTGGAGCGGGATGTGGTAAAACTCTTTTAGGTGTTGAATTTTTAGTACATGGTGCTATTATTTATGATGAGCCGGGAGTGTTAATGACTTTTGAAGAAACGGCGGCGGAAATAACCACAAATGTGACTTCTTTAGGGTGGGATTTGGATAGGTTACACAAGAAAGGAAAGTTATTAATTGATCATGTTTACATTGAAGCTAACGAAATTGAAGAAGCTGGAGAATATGATCTTGAGGGTTTATTTATTCGCTTAGGTTATGCTATTCAAAAAATTGGGGCTAAACGAGTAGTTTTAGATACAACGGAAGTATTATTCGCAGGTTTAAGTCATGCTAATATTATTCGTGCAGAATTACGTCGTTTATTTCGTTGGTTAAAAAATCAAGGTGTCACGACTATAATTACGGCAGAGCAAGGAGATAATAGTTTAACTCGTCAAGGTTTAGAAGAATATGTTTCTGATTGTGTGATCAGATTAGGGCATAAAATGGAAGGGGATATAGCTAATCGAACTTTACAAATAATCAAATATCGAGGCTCAAGTCACAGTGCAAATCAGTATCCTTTTTTAATTGAAGAAAGTGGCATTTCTGTTTTACCCATTACTTCTTTAACTTTAGATCATGAGGTTTCTGCTGAACGTATTTCTACCGGTATTACTGCATTAGATGAAATGTTTGGCGGACAAGGTTATTATCGTGGTAGTAGTATTCTTGTTACGGGAAAAGCAGGAACAGGAAAAAGTACTCTTGCCGCTTATTTTGCTCAGGCAACTTGTAAGAAAGGAGAACGATGTTTATATTTAGCTACAGAAGAGTCACCTAAACAAATTCTACGGAATTTAATTTCTATCGGTGTCGATTTGAATGAGTATGTGGAGGAAGGTTTATTGAAAATTGATTCAGTACGTCCTACAACTTATAGTTTAGAAATGCGTTTATTGAAGATTCATCATCAGGTTCAACAATTTAAGCCTAGTGCCATCATTATCGATCCTATGAGTAATCTCATTTTAAGTGGAAGCCTGATGCAAACTAAAAGTTTCTTTATGCGCTTAATTGACTATTTAAAATCGAACCAAATTACTGGTTTATTAACAAATTTAACTGAGGGAGATATAGAAGGGGAGAAAACAGACATAGGGGTTTCATCTTTGATGGATACTTGGTTGGAATTACAAACCGTGAAAGTTAATGGTGAACGCAATCGTCTTCTTTATGTGCTTAAATCTCGTGGCATGAGTCATTCTAATCAGATGCGAGAATTTATTATTACAGATAAGGGAATCAATTTAGTAGATGTTTATTTAGGTGAAGGTAAAGTATTAACGGGGACAGAACGTATTAATCAACAATTACAAGAACAATCTGAGCAAATAAAACGTCGAGAAAATCTTGAACGTCAAAAACGAGAATTTGCACGGCAAAAAATACTTTTACAAGCTCAAATTCAGGATTTACAAATACAGTTAAATAATCATGATGAAGAATTAGCTTTAATGATGCAACAAGAAGAAGAACATCAAAAAATGTTTTTAGAAAATCGCTCGGTGATGAGTAGTTTACGTCATATTAAATAG
- a CDS encoding histidine kinase dimerization/phosphoacceptor domain -containing protein produces the protein MTSLRNLFENPSEEIAALRLQLEEIKARLHTAEQTLEAIHSGEVDALVVSTNVGSQVFTLRGADHVYQNLVEQMGEGAVTISSEGFILYCNQQFSQLLNYPLKNLIGSNLQTFISPKERETFILLLENIKKEETVTQELSLITPTEKTEIPVKLSIKKLQIDQLLINSIIVTDISFYKEKEEKQTNLILKTNILLEEKEILLKEIHHRVKNNLQVIYSLLNLQSRSIKDPLIAEKFKESKNRVQSMALIHEHLYRSDDFSKIDLSQYIKELINILSMSYKMNNLDVNIIIDIQKNLFLDIDTAVPCGLIINELVSNALKYAFNKNKKGILSIKAESDNDQNLVLIIADNGQGLPAGFDWEEIPTLGLRLVKNLTNQLRGNITIEYDQGTKITLVFTRIKVVNTK, from the coding sequence ATGACGAGTTTACGGAATTTGTTTGAAAATCCATCGGAAGAAATAGCCGCACTTCGTCTGCAATTAGAGGAAATAAAGGCACGTCTTCACACAGCAGAACAAACTTTAGAGGCAATTCACTCAGGAGAAGTGGATGCGTTGGTTGTTAGCACAAATGTAGGAAGTCAAGTTTTTACCCTTCGAGGCGCTGATCATGTTTATCAAAATTTAGTCGAACAAATGGGAGAAGGTGCAGTTACTATCTCTTCTGAAGGCTTTATTTTATATTGTAATCAACAATTTTCACAATTATTAAATTATCCTTTAAAAAATCTCATCGGCTCTAATTTACAAACTTTTATTTCTCCGAAGGAAAGAGAAACTTTTATCTTACTTTTAGAGAATATTAAGAAAGAGGAAACTGTAACTCAAGAATTATCTCTTATAACCCCAACAGAAAAAACTGAAATACCTGTTAAATTGTCTATTAAAAAACTTCAGATAGATCAACTTTTAATTAATAGCATTATCGTTACAGATATATCTTTTTATAAAGAGAAAGAAGAAAAACAAACAAATCTTATTCTTAAAACTAATATTTTATTAGAAGAAAAAGAAATTTTATTAAAAGAAATTCATCATCGTGTTAAAAATAATTTACAAGTAATTTATAGTTTACTCAATCTTCAATCCCGTTCTATCAAAGATCCCTTAATTGCTGAAAAATTTAAAGAAAGTAAAAACAGAGTTCAGTCCATGGCTCTAATTCATGAGCATCTTTACCGCTCTGATGATTTTTCTAAAATAGATTTATCTCAATATATTAAGGAATTAATTAATATTTTATCTATGTCTTATAAAATGAATAATTTAGATGTTAATATTATTATAGATATACAAAAAAATTTGTTTTTAGATATTGATACCGCAGTACCTTGTGGTTTAATTATTAATGAATTAGTTTCAAATGCTCTTAAATACGCTTTTAATAAAAATAAAAAAGGCATTTTATCCATCAAAGCAGAGTCTGATAATGATCAAAATTTAGTATTAATAATTGCTGATAATGGTCAAGGTTTACCAGCAGGTTTCGATTGGGAAGAAATACCAACTTTAGGATTAAGATTAGTTAAAAATTTGACCAATCAGTTAAGAGGAAATATTACCATAGAATATGATCAAGGAACTAAAATAACTTTAGTTTTTACTCGTATTAAAGTCGTGAATACTAAATAA
- a CDS encoding four helix bundle protein has translation MKMIEVKSYRDLTVWQKSMDLVVRCYQLTSQFPKTEIYGLSSQIQRAAVSIPANIAEGKGRNYLGDYIRHLSIANGSLKELETHLLIVERLEYIKQEELKILLNKCEEIGRMLHSLIEKLSQKKK, from the coding sequence ATGAAAATGATTGAAGTAAAAAGTTATCGAGATTTAACGGTTTGGCAAAAATCAATGGATTTGGTAGTGAGATGTTATCAATTAACTTCTCAATTTCCCAAAACTGAAATTTATGGGTTAAGTAGTCAAATACAAAGAGCGGCTGTTTCAATTCCAGCAAATATTGCAGAAGGAAAAGGAAGAAATTATTTAGGTGATTATATTCGTCATCTTTCAATTGCTAATGGTTCACTCAAAGAACTAGAAACTCATTTATTGATTGTTGAACGATTAGAATATATTAAACAGGAAGAATTAAAAATCCTATTAAACAAATGTGAAGAAATTGGCAGAATGTTACATAGTTTAATAGAAAAACTAAGTCAAAAGAAAAAATAG
- a CDS encoding RtcB family protein, with amino-acid sequence MPYEQLNLSTPKPVLSWANHDLGFEETNMAKNVASLPFVYKHVALMPDVHLGKGALVGSVIATKDAIIPAAVGVDVGCGMYALQTSFNASELEGKLKKIRLDIEANIPVGFNENKDVERKVTNWQGWQGFKDLHSGVQRLEGKAIKQLGSLGGGNHFIELCLDTEDQVWLMLHSGSRHIGNQLADCHIKTGKQLAKLANLRLPDPDLAYFIAGTPEFDAYWRDLQWAQGYARFNRDVMMSRFKAIVEKHLNGGKATKPLLIVNCHHNYAEKETHFGEDVYVTRKGAVRATENDYGIIPGSMGAKSFIVKGKGNHDSFCSCSHGAGRKMSRSQAKKRFDVHDLVMQTEGIECRKDSGIIDEIPSAYKSIEEVMNQQTDLVEVVATLKQVICVKG; translated from the coding sequence ATGCCTTACGAACAATTAAACCTTTCCACTCCTAAGCCTGTGTTATCTTGGGCAAATCATGACTTAGGTTTTGAAGAAACTAACATGGCAAAAAATGTTGCTTCCTTACCTTTTGTCTATAAACACGTTGCCCTTATGCCTGACGTACATTTAGGAAAAGGAGCGTTAGTAGGTTCGGTTATTGCGACAAAAGATGCAATAATCCCCGCAGCTGTCGGGGTTGACGTGGGCTGTGGTATGTATGCATTGCAGACAAGCTTTAATGCTTCCGAATTAGAAGGAAAGTTGAAAAAAATTCGCTTAGACATTGAAGCAAATATCCCTGTTGGTTTTAACGAAAATAAAGACGTAGAAAGAAAAGTAACTAACTGGCAAGGTTGGCAAGGTTTCAAAGATTTACATTCGGGAGTTCAAAGGCTAGAAGGTAAAGCCATAAAACAACTGGGCTCATTGGGCGGTGGAAATCACTTCATTGAATTATGTTTAGATACTGAAGATCAAGTGTGGTTAATGTTACATTCAGGCTCTCGCCATATCGGTAATCAATTAGCGGATTGTCACATCAAAACAGGGAAACAATTAGCGAAATTAGCCAATTTAAGGCTTCCTGATCCTGATTTAGCTTATTTTATTGCTGGTACCCCTGAATTTGATGCTTATTGGCGAGATTTACAATGGGCGCAAGGTTATGCACGTTTTAACCGTGACGTGATGATGAGTCGTTTTAAAGCCATTGTGGAGAAACATTTAAACGGTGGTAAAGCCACTAAACCATTATTAATCGTCAATTGTCACCATAACTACGCTGAAAAAGAAACTCACTTCGGCGAGGATGTCTATGTCACTCGTAAAGGGGCAGTAAGAGCTACGGAAAATGATTATGGTATCATACCCGGTTCAATGGGGGCAAAATCTTTTATTGTTAAAGGTAAAGGTAATCATGATAGTTTTTGCTCCTGTAGTCATGGTGCTGGACGTAAAATGTCTCGGAGTCAAGCTAAGAAGCGTTTTGATGTTCATGATTTAGTCATGCAAACCGAAGGTATTGAGTGTCGGAAAGATTCAGGAATTATTGATGAAATTCCTAGTGCTTATAAATCCATTGAAGAAGTCATGAATCAACAAACGGATTTAGTAGAAGTTGTAGCAACTCTCAAGCAAGTTATTTGTGTGAAAGGATAA
- a CDS encoding inositol monophosphatase family protein → MIYFWQEVYNFCRQITYRIGEKLLEDFAKLEPTRKADGSLVTEADKWADSELRKAIKQCFPTHGVLTEETEHILPYTDWCWVIDPIDGTTNFTRGIPIWGISIGLLYQGIPVFGFAHFPQIQQTYHGYYFENTDLTGPKGAFLNNTPIFSSYDDPSFNHVFMLCNRSLDILKHNFPCKIRITGVTSYDLISVACGATLGAIEASPKIWDIAGAYPILRAAGGNLVHFNQKNNFPLIKGLNYGEINFPILAVAQENLITMFKPLVEITFREKQLIGKNY, encoded by the coding sequence ATGATTTATTTTTGGCAAGAAGTATATAATTTTTGTCGGCAAATAACTTACCGTATCGGAGAAAAATTATTAGAAGATTTTGCCAAACTAGAGCCAACTCGTAAAGCAGATGGTAGCTTAGTAACAGAGGCGGATAAATGGGCAGATTCTGAATTAAGAAAAGCAATTAAGCAATGTTTTCCTACTCATGGAGTTTTGACAGAAGAAACCGAGCATATTTTACCTTATACAGATTGGTGTTGGGTAATTGATCCTATTGATGGTACAACCAATTTCACAAGAGGTATTCCTATATGGGGTATTTCTATCGGTTTACTTTATCAGGGAATACCAGTATTTGGGTTTGCACATTTTCCCCAGATTCAGCAGACATATCATGGTTATTATTTTGAAAATACTGATTTAACTGGACCTAAAGGTGCTTTTCTCAATAATACTCCTATTTTTAGCAGTTACGATGATCCTAGTTTTAATCATGTTTTTATGTTATGTAATAGAAGTTTAGACATATTAAAGCATAACTTTCCTTGCAAAATTAGGATAACGGGAGTAACTAGTTATGATCTAATATCTGTTGCTTGTGGTGCTACTCTAGGAGCGATAGAAGCCAGTCCTAAAATATGGGATATAGCTGGAGCTTATCCGATTTTAAGAGCTGCTGGAGGTAATTTAGTTCATTTCAATCAAAAAAATAATTTTCCTTTAATTAAAGGCTTAAATTATGGAGAAATTAATTTTCCTATTTTAGCAGTTGCTCAAGAAAATTTAATTACCATGTTTAAACCTTTAGTAGAAATTACTTTTAGAGAAAAACAATTAATTGGTAAAAATTATTGA
- a CDS encoding HD domain-containing phosphohydrolase produces MSNYETITELNFQSRFMSAVSTPSKIMVVDDQPLSLLHAVDLITYQGYNVIENSDSNRVLSLAFEEQPDVILMDIFMPEIDGLELAKMLKLQPQTKSIPIVLMSVADDPELWQKALQIGVEEIILKPLDHNSLSPKLKILAQQKRLNEGLDQTQKVLLSLAMAIEARCINSHQSPLKLANLAMSFGQYLNLCDQNIDDLVLAAYLHDIGTVGIPEHILGKTTQLTTTEKKIIDQHVIIGEQICQPLYNRPNLLAIIRHHHEKWDGNGYPDKLATENIPYLAQVFQMVDIYDALTRERIYKPAYSQEQALAIMEEEMVKGWRNPKLFAQFKDFILNNP; encoded by the coding sequence ATGAGTAACTACGAGACTATAACAGAATTAAACTTCCAAAGCAGATTTATGTCCGCAGTTTCCACCCCTAGTAAAATTATGGTGGTGGATGATCAACCCCTCAGTCTTTTACACGCAGTAGATTTAATAACTTATCAAGGGTATAATGTCATCGAAAATAGTGATAGTAATAGGGTTTTATCATTAGCTTTTGAGGAACAACCTGATGTAATTCTCATGGATATTTTTATGCCTGAGATTGACGGGTTAGAATTGGCTAAAATGCTCAAATTGCAACCTCAAACTAAATCTATTCCCATTGTGTTAATGTCTGTGGCAGACGATCCTGAACTTTGGCAAAAAGCCTTACAAATTGGTGTTGAAGAAATTATTTTAAAACCCTTAGATCATAATTCTTTATCACCCAAATTAAAAATTTTAGCTCAACAAAAACGTCTTAATGAAGGATTAGATCAAACTCAAAAAGTTTTACTTAGTTTAGCAATGGCAATCGAAGCTCGTTGTATAAATAGTCACCAATCACCTTTGAAATTAGCTAATTTAGCCATGAGTTTTGGTCAATATTTGAACTTATGTGATCAAAATATTGACGATTTAGTATTAGCGGCTTATCTTCATGATATTGGTACAGTTGGTATTCCAGAACATATTCTCGGTAAAACAACTCAACTCACTACTACAGAAAAAAAAATTATTGATCAACACGTAATCATTGGCGAACAAATTTGTCAACCTCTGTATAATAGACCTAATCTATTAGCAATTATTCGTCATCATCATGAAAAATGGGATGGTAACGGCTATCCCGACAAATTAGCCACAGAAAATATTCCTTATTTGGCACAAGTATTTCAAATGGTGGATATTTATGATGCACTTACCCGTGAGCGTATATATAAACCAGCATATAGTCAAGAACAAGCATTAGCTATTATGGAAGAAGAAATGGTAAAAGGTTGGCGCAATCCAAAACTTTTTGCTCAATTTAAAGACTTTATTCTTAATAATCCATAA
- a CDS encoding DUF1269 domain-containing protein: MSDLIAIAYDDTFKAEEVRLTLAKLQREHLIELEDAAVVVKDADGKVKLKQAINLTATGAASGGFWGLLIGTLFLVPLFGAAVGAATGALGGALTDIGVDDNFMRELGETLKPETSALFILVKKVTPDKVLDEVSKYGGTVLRTSLSKDDEEQLQAVLSSHGLKIPESEDS, encoded by the coding sequence ATGAGTGATTTAATTGCGATCGCCTACGATGATACCTTCAAAGCTGAAGAAGTTAGATTAACTTTGGCTAAACTCCAAAGAGAGCATTTAATTGAATTAGAAGATGCGGCGGTAGTCGTCAAAGATGCAGATGGAAAGGTAAAACTAAAACAAGCCATCAATTTAACAGCTACAGGTGCTGCTAGTGGTGGTTTTTGGGGTTTATTAATCGGAACTCTTTTCTTAGTACCTTTGTTTGGTGCTGCCGTAGGTGCTGCGACAGGTGCATTAGGAGGAGCATTAACAGATATTGGAGTTGATGATAACTTTATGAGGGAATTAGGAGAAACCTTAAAACCAGAAACTTCTGCATTATTTATTCTTGTCAAAAAAGTTACTCCTGATAAAGTATTAGACGAAGTTAGTAAATATGGCGGTACAGTTTTACGTACATCTTTAAGTAAAGATGATGAAGAGCAATTACAAGCTGTTTTAAGTAGTCATGGGCTTAAAATCCCTGAATCTGAAGATAGTTAA